A single genomic interval of Mangifera indica cultivar Alphonso chromosome 5, CATAS_Mindica_2.1, whole genome shotgun sequence harbors:
- the LOC123217215 gene encoding protein FAR1-RELATED SEQUENCE 7-like isoform X1, with protein MNRVDDDLGSPHYEDMDIRLQTADELDLNLEHESFIPKGICVTPASLSSKEEASTDGVLKIGTEFESDEHAHRFYNRYARLLGFRVRKDWVNRSKIHGQVVSRKFTCSREGYRRKDKRDINVKKHRKETRTGCLAHMIITRQTDGKYRVTHFEANHNHDNINPNNSQILQLQKELCITQFSEADLPIDLDFQSSTDYELMSRRSELRDSLDCLAMGYDNFLQCERARDMKKGEAGRLLHHFQRQHFENPSFFYAIQLDADDKVCNIFWADDNMVVDYDHFGDVVCLDTTHRTNKDSLPFVQFIGVNHHNQVVVFAAAFLFDDTAESLKWLLHTFLEAMSGKKPKIILTDQDAAVVEAINLVLPEIDHCICLWQMYQNALRHLSHIVKDTQSFTSDFRSCIYDQKDEEGFIQSWETLLENYGLQQNDWLKWMFREREKWAVVYGRNSFFLDLNGRHLAESLSNNLSNHLISDQGMLQFFNHFERLVDEQRYKENKANEEMYRCMPRLMANVILLKHASEVYTPKAFELFQREYEKCLNDVVNQSSQKGFLSEYKVNTFGQSREYCVTFNSSNNIVVCNCTKFESVGFLCSHALKVLDHRNIKVVPSQYILKRWTRDAKIGNVGNNTEIIESENLKLVVARRYKDLCYRILNISARAADSADAFQFASRQLEEVIEGVEKILTSKSDEAQGITSSSTGANASESENADPFLDGNRNEDQEVDDKAQGTRANTDRRKLKNINARSAKTKRDQNVKVQSRNALTCISSPPSAYVSSQPPTDNPVMQSLYNFETIQVVQCMYQQPNMLIDQQPNTDMYQQPNFYSDQQNPPNQTPLLQEPLIHNTNHESVSNTTQLRQAMDLDMHHPHSSSFMLYDHRYRGPDSTYLVPK; from the exons ATGAACAGGGTTGATGACGACTTGGGTAGTCCTCATTATGAGGACATGGATATTAGACTACAAACAGCAGATGAGCTGGACTTGAATTTAGAGCATGAAAGCTTCATTCCAAAAGGCATCTGTGTGACTCCAGCCAGTCTTTCCTCAAAAGAAGAAGCCAGTACTGATGGGGTACTTAAAATTGGTACTGAGTTTGAATCAGATGAGCATGCTCACCGATTTTACAACAGATATGCCAGATTGCTTGGTTTCAGAGTGAGAAAAGATTGGGTAAATAGGAGTAAGATACATGGTCAGGTGGTGTCTAGAAAGTTTACATGCTCAAGAGAAGGATATCGGCGGAAGGACAAAAGGGACATTAATGTGAAGAAACATCGAAAAGAAACCAGAACTGGTTGCCTGGCACATATGATCATCACTCGTCAAACTGATGGTAAATACAGGGTTACTCATTTTGAAGCAAATCACAATCATGATAATATAAACCCCAATAATTCTCAAATATTACAACTGCAGAAAGAGCTTTGCATTACTCAATTTTCTGAGGCTGACTTGCCAATTGATTTGGATTTCCAGTCAAGTACAGATTATGAACTTATGAGCAGGAGATCTGAATTACGAGATTCTCTTGATTGTCTTGCCATGGGTTATGACAATTTTCTCCAATGTGAAAGGGCAAGAGATATGAAAAAAGGAGAAGCAGGACGTCTACTGCACCATTTCCAGAGGCAGCACTTTGAAAATCCATCTTTCTTCTATGCGATTCAGCTTGATGCTGATGATAAAGTATGCAACATATTTTGGGCTGACGATAATATGGTTGTTGATTATGATCATTTTGGTGATGTGGTTTGTTTGGACACAACCCACCGAACAAACAAAGATTCTTTGCCATTTGTGCAGTTTATCGGAGTGAATCATCACAATCAAGTTGTGGTATTTGCGGCGGCCTTTTTATTTGATGACACTGCTGAATCACTCAAGTGGTTACTTCATACATTCTTAGAGGCTATGTCTGGAAAGAAGCCAAAGATCATTCTCACAGATCAAGATGCAGCTGTTGTTGAGGCGATTAATTTGGTCTTACCAGAAATAGACCATTGTATATGCCTATGGCAGATGTACCAAAATGCTCTTAGGCACCTTAGCCACATAGTGAAGGATACTCAATCTTTTACCTCTGATTTTAGAAGTTGCATTTATGACCAGAAAGATGAAGAAGGTTTTATTCAATCATGGGAAACTCTTCTTGAGAATTATGGTCTTCAGCAAAATGACTGGCTGAAATGGATGttcagagaaagagagaaatgggCTGTGGTATATGGCAGAAACagtttttttcttgatttgaaTGGTAGACATCTGGCTGAGAGTTTATCTAATAACTTAAGTAATCATCTTATCTCTGATCAAGGTATGCTTcaattttttaaccattttgAAAGGTTAGTAGATGAGCAGCGttacaaagaaaataaagcTAATGAAGAGATGTATAGGTGCATGCCAAGGTTAATGGCAAATGTGATTTTGTTGAAGCATGCAAGTGAGGTTTATACGCCAAAGGCATTTGAGTTATTTCAACGAGAATATGAGAAATGTTTAAATGATGTTGTTAACCAGTCCAGTCAGAAAGGATTTTTGTCTGAATACAAAGTGAACACCTTTGGTCAATCTAGAGAATACTGTGTTACATTCAATTCTTCTAACAATATAGTTGTCTGTAACTGTACGAAGTTTGAGTCTGTTGGGTTTCTTTGTAGTCATGCACTAAAAGTGCTTGATCATAGGAATATAAAGGTGGTCCCATCCCAGTATATCTTAAAGCGATGGACCAGAGATGCAAAGATTGGAAATGTGGGGAATAATACTGAGATCATAGAATCTGAAAACCTCAAGTTGGTTGTAGCAAGACGTTACAAAGATTTGTGTTATCGAATACTAAATATATCAGCCAGGGCAGCTGATTCCGCGGATGCATTTCAGTTTGCGTCAAGACAATTGGAGGAAGTAATTGAAGGGGTTGAAAAAATCTTGACATCAAAATCTGATGAAGCCCAAGGTATCACCTCAAGTAGCACAGGGGCAAATGCTTCTGAAAGTGAAAATGCAGACCCTTTTTTGGATGGAAACAGAAATGAGGATCAGGAGGTGGATGACAAAGCACAGGGAACAAGGGCAAATACTGATAGACGCAAATTGAAGAATATAAATGCGAGAAGCGCCAAAACCAAAAGAGACCAGAATGTAAAAGTACAATCTCGAAATGCTCTTACCTGCATTTCAAGCCCCCCATCTGCTTATGTTTCATCCCAGCCTCCAACAGACAATCCTGTTATGCAG AGCTTGtacaattttgaaactattcAGGTGGTTCAGTGCATGTACCAACAGCCTAATATGCTCATAGACCAACAACCCAATACGGACATGTATCAACAACCAAATTTCTACTCTGACCAACAGAACCCTCCTAACCAAACTCCGTTGCTCCAG GAACCTTTGATACATAACACAAATCATGAGTCTGTCTCAAACACCACTCAACTGAGGCAG GCTATGGATCTTGACATGCACCATCCACATTCGTCTTCATTTATGCTTTATGATCACAGATACAGAGGTCCTGACTCCACATATCTTGTACCCAAATAA
- the LOC123217215 gene encoding protein FAR1-RELATED SEQUENCE 5-like isoform X2 → MKELCITQFSEADLPIDLDFQSSTDYELMSRRSELRDSLDCLAMGYDNFLQCERARDMKKGEAGRLLHHFQRQHFENPSFFYAIQLDADDKVCNIFWADDNMVVDYDHFGDVVCLDTTHRTNKDSLPFVQFIGVNHHNQVVVFAAAFLFDDTAESLKWLLHTFLEAMSGKKPKIILTDQDAAVVEAINLVLPEIDHCICLWQMYQNALRHLSHIVKDTQSFTSDFRSCIYDQKDEEGFIQSWETLLENYGLQQNDWLKWMFREREKWAVVYGRNSFFLDLNGRHLAESLSNNLSNHLISDQGMLQFFNHFERLVDEQRYKENKANEEMYRCMPRLMANVILLKHASEVYTPKAFELFQREYEKCLNDVVNQSSQKGFLSEYKVNTFGQSREYCVTFNSSNNIVVCNCTKFESVGFLCSHALKVLDHRNIKVVPSQYILKRWTRDAKIGNVGNNTEIIESENLKLVVARRYKDLCYRILNISARAADSADAFQFASRQLEEVIEGVEKILTSKSDEAQGITSSSTGANASESENADPFLDGNRNEDQEVDDKAQGTRANTDRRKLKNINARSAKTKRDQNVKVQSRNALTCISSPPSAYVSSQPPTDNPVMQSLYNFETIQVVQCMYQQPNMLIDQQPNTDMYQQPNFYSDQQNPPNQTPLLQEPLIHNTNHESVSNTTQLRQAMDLDMHHPHSSSFMLYDHRYRGPDSTYLVPK, encoded by the exons ATG AAAGAGCTTTGCATTACTCAATTTTCTGAGGCTGACTTGCCAATTGATTTGGATTTCCAGTCAAGTACAGATTATGAACTTATGAGCAGGAGATCTGAATTACGAGATTCTCTTGATTGTCTTGCCATGGGTTATGACAATTTTCTCCAATGTGAAAGGGCAAGAGATATGAAAAAAGGAGAAGCAGGACGTCTACTGCACCATTTCCAGAGGCAGCACTTTGAAAATCCATCTTTCTTCTATGCGATTCAGCTTGATGCTGATGATAAAGTATGCAACATATTTTGGGCTGACGATAATATGGTTGTTGATTATGATCATTTTGGTGATGTGGTTTGTTTGGACACAACCCACCGAACAAACAAAGATTCTTTGCCATTTGTGCAGTTTATCGGAGTGAATCATCACAATCAAGTTGTGGTATTTGCGGCGGCCTTTTTATTTGATGACACTGCTGAATCACTCAAGTGGTTACTTCATACATTCTTAGAGGCTATGTCTGGAAAGAAGCCAAAGATCATTCTCACAGATCAAGATGCAGCTGTTGTTGAGGCGATTAATTTGGTCTTACCAGAAATAGACCATTGTATATGCCTATGGCAGATGTACCAAAATGCTCTTAGGCACCTTAGCCACATAGTGAAGGATACTCAATCTTTTACCTCTGATTTTAGAAGTTGCATTTATGACCAGAAAGATGAAGAAGGTTTTATTCAATCATGGGAAACTCTTCTTGAGAATTATGGTCTTCAGCAAAATGACTGGCTGAAATGGATGttcagagaaagagagaaatgggCTGTGGTATATGGCAGAAACagtttttttcttgatttgaaTGGTAGACATCTGGCTGAGAGTTTATCTAATAACTTAAGTAATCATCTTATCTCTGATCAAGGTATGCTTcaattttttaaccattttgAAAGGTTAGTAGATGAGCAGCGttacaaagaaaataaagcTAATGAAGAGATGTATAGGTGCATGCCAAGGTTAATGGCAAATGTGATTTTGTTGAAGCATGCAAGTGAGGTTTATACGCCAAAGGCATTTGAGTTATTTCAACGAGAATATGAGAAATGTTTAAATGATGTTGTTAACCAGTCCAGTCAGAAAGGATTTTTGTCTGAATACAAAGTGAACACCTTTGGTCAATCTAGAGAATACTGTGTTACATTCAATTCTTCTAACAATATAGTTGTCTGTAACTGTACGAAGTTTGAGTCTGTTGGGTTTCTTTGTAGTCATGCACTAAAAGTGCTTGATCATAGGAATATAAAGGTGGTCCCATCCCAGTATATCTTAAAGCGATGGACCAGAGATGCAAAGATTGGAAATGTGGGGAATAATACTGAGATCATAGAATCTGAAAACCTCAAGTTGGTTGTAGCAAGACGTTACAAAGATTTGTGTTATCGAATACTAAATATATCAGCCAGGGCAGCTGATTCCGCGGATGCATTTCAGTTTGCGTCAAGACAATTGGAGGAAGTAATTGAAGGGGTTGAAAAAATCTTGACATCAAAATCTGATGAAGCCCAAGGTATCACCTCAAGTAGCACAGGGGCAAATGCTTCTGAAAGTGAAAATGCAGACCCTTTTTTGGATGGAAACAGAAATGAGGATCAGGAGGTGGATGACAAAGCACAGGGAACAAGGGCAAATACTGATAGACGCAAATTGAAGAATATAAATGCGAGAAGCGCCAAAACCAAAAGAGACCAGAATGTAAAAGTACAATCTCGAAATGCTCTTACCTGCATTTCAAGCCCCCCATCTGCTTATGTTTCATCCCAGCCTCCAACAGACAATCCTGTTATGCAG AGCTTGtacaattttgaaactattcAGGTGGTTCAGTGCATGTACCAACAGCCTAATATGCTCATAGACCAACAACCCAATACGGACATGTATCAACAACCAAATTTCTACTCTGACCAACAGAACCCTCCTAACCAAACTCCGTTGCTCCAG GAACCTTTGATACATAACACAAATCATGAGTCTGTCTCAAACACCACTCAACTGAGGCAG GCTATGGATCTTGACATGCACCATCCACATTCGTCTTCATTTATGCTTTATGATCACAGATACAGAGGTCCTGACTCCACATATCTTGTACCCAAATAA
- the LOC123216433 gene encoding uncharacterized protein LOC123216433: MKMKIPFFWLPLILLLFLVVGWSEAGKAKVQITDDLDDVVDDEEDEAWKEWGKKKPSVPEKFDPPKIDYDTMSLSEIQHEIMSRQYGPVFGFVKLRLGTRRTRETVTETTKRWTQILKTGGIEANFAGVDVNTVMFTLQRGLDNLELKEFFLNQPEVYEVKIGDQLFRRPGDPPLEQESEYKINWYN; encoded by the exons atgaaaatgaaaattccatTTTTTTGGTTACCGTTAATCCTTCTCCTCTTCTTGGTGGTGGGATGGAGTGAGGCAGGAAAGGCGAAAGTCCAAATAACGGATGACCTCGACGACGTcgttgatgatgaagaagatgaagcttGGAAGGAATGGGGGAAGAAAAAGCCATCCGTTCCTGAAAAATTCGATCCCCCAAAAATTGATTACGACACAATGAGTTTGTCTGAGATCCAGCACGAGATCATGAGCCGTCAGTATGGCCCCGTTTTCGGCTTCGTTAAGCTCCGATTAGGAACTCGCCGGACTCGG GAAACAGTGACTGAAACGACAAAGAGATGGACACAAATTCTAAAAACTGGAGGTATTGAAGCGAATTTCGCGGGTGTTGATGTTAATACCGTCATGTTTACCCTGCAAAGAGGCCTGGACAACTTGGAG TTGAAAGAGTTTTTCCTCAATCAACCAGAAGTTTATGAAGTTAAGATAGGAGATCAACTTTTTCGAAGACCTGGAGATCCTCCTTTAGAACAA GAATCGGAGTATAAAATAAATTGGTACAATTGA